A window of Pseudodesulfovibrio hydrargyri contains these coding sequences:
- the tmcB gene encoding electron transfer complex ferredoxin TmcB produces MSHIADRIISDVGLEAGVAALTADKIEKVVNQVLKGETGAKLRAYRETCMRCGLCSQGCHYYMSHDADPSYSPVNKATETMYELMDKKGKVSPQRIYQMAQMAYTECNLCKRCAHYCPIGIDTGYIMSMVRRICYLLDVVPQYIRDTAHSHASTMNQMWVKDDEWIDSLQWQEDEARDEFPDLRIPLDKEGAEVYYSVIAPEPKFRTQLIYQAAAIMNAAGIDWTMPSHPGWDNSDMCMFVGDYENMGRLKRAHYESAQKLRVKRIVMGECGHAFRSVYDMGNRWLGHKKMPVPVNHAIEFYWELINEGKIKITHQYENPVTIQDPCNIIRGKGLMDKLRDVVHFLCKEVVEMTPNREHNYCCCAGGGVINCGPPFKNTRMTGNRIKAEQLKATGVHDVVIPCHNCHGGIEDLIGYYDLGMHGKFVSDLIYELMEKPEV; encoded by the coding sequence ATGAGTCACATAGCTGACAGAATCATATCCGATGTCGGCCTTGAAGCCGGCGTCGCCGCGTTGACCGCCGACAAGATCGAGAAGGTGGTCAACCAGGTGCTCAAAGGTGAGACCGGGGCCAAACTCCGGGCGTACAGGGAGACGTGCATGCGCTGCGGCCTCTGTTCGCAGGGCTGCCACTACTACATGTCCCACGACGCCGACCCGAGCTACTCGCCCGTGAACAAGGCCACCGAGACCATGTACGAACTGATGGACAAGAAGGGCAAGGTCTCGCCCCAGCGGATCTACCAGATGGCCCAGATGGCCTACACCGAGTGCAACCTCTGCAAGCGTTGCGCCCACTACTGTCCCATCGGCATCGACACCGGCTACATCATGTCCATGGTGCGCCGCATCTGCTACCTGCTGGACGTGGTCCCGCAGTACATCCGCGACACCGCCCACTCCCACGCCTCGACCATGAACCAGATGTGGGTCAAGGACGACGAGTGGATCGACTCCCTGCAGTGGCAGGAGGACGAGGCCCGCGACGAGTTCCCGGACCTGCGCATCCCGTTGGACAAGGAAGGGGCCGAGGTCTACTACTCGGTCATCGCCCCGGAGCCCAAGTTCCGGACCCAGCTGATCTACCAGGCCGCGGCCATCATGAACGCGGCCGGCATCGACTGGACCATGCCGTCGCATCCGGGCTGGGACAACTCGGACATGTGCATGTTCGTGGGCGACTACGAAAACATGGGCCGCCTCAAGCGCGCCCACTACGAATCGGCCCAGAAGCTGCGCGTCAAGCGCATCGTCATGGGCGAGTGCGGCCACGCCTTCCGCTCGGTCTACGACATGGGCAACCGCTGGCTCGGCCACAAGAAGATGCCGGTCCCGGTCAACCACGCCATCGAGTTCTACTGGGAGCTGATCAACGAGGGCAAGATCAAGATCACCCACCAGTACGAAAACCCGGTGACCATCCAGGACCCGTGCAACATCATCCGCGGCAAGGGCCTCATGGACAAGCTGCGCGACGTGGTCCACTTCCTGTGCAAGGAAGTGGTCGAGATGACCCCCAACCGCGAGCACAACTACTGCTGCTGCGCGGGCGGCGGCGTGATCAACTGCGGGCCGCCGTTCAAGAACACCCGCATGACCGGCAACCGCATCAAGGCAGAACAGCTCAAGGCGACCGGCGTGCACGACGTGGTCATCCCCTGCCACAACTGCCACGGCGGCATCGAAGACCTGATCGGCTACTACGATCTCGGAATGCACGGCAAGTTCGTCAGTGACCTCATTTACGAACTGATGGAAAAACCGGAAGTCTAG
- the tmcC gene encoding TmcC family electron transfer complex membrane anchor subunit, with translation MTDFYVFATGPLAWIAFGIFILGAIYRLVSMYSLAKAKDGSSIAYMSWYYGLRSILVWMIPFKSMGWKSDPLMTVTTFVFHLCFLLVAVFLGAHAVLWDTAFGISIPSLPAHLGDTVSFVALACCLVFAYRRFALPHVKGVTRCQDWFALILVALPFITGVLAYHQVGSPLVMTTLHVLSGELLLALIPFTRLSHALFVLFTRAYMGSEFGGVRHANDW, from the coding sequence ATGACTGATTTCTATGTCTTCGCCACCGGCCCCCTCGCCTGGATCGCCTTCGGCATCTTCATCCTGGGCGCCATCTACCGGTTGGTCAGCATGTATTCGCTGGCCAAGGCCAAGGACGGCTCCTCCATCGCCTACATGAGCTGGTACTACGGGCTCCGCTCCATCCTGGTGTGGATGATCCCGTTCAAGTCCATGGGCTGGAAGTCCGATCCCCTGATGACCGTGACCACCTTCGTCTTCCACCTCTGCTTCCTGTTGGTGGCCGTGTTCCTGGGCGCGCACGCGGTCCTGTGGGACACCGCGTTCGGCATCTCCATCCCGAGCCTGCCCGCGCACCTCGGCGACACCGTCAGCTTCGTGGCCCTGGCCTGCTGCCTGGTCTTCGCGTACCGGCGCTTCGCGCTGCCGCACGTCAAGGGCGTCACCCGCTGCCAGGACTGGTTCGCCCTGATCCTCGTGGCCCTGCCGTTCATCACCGGCGTGCTGGCCTACCATCAGGTGGGCTCGCCCCTGGTCATGACCACCCTGCACGTACTCTCCGGGGAACTGCTGCTCGCCCTGATCCCGTTCACCCGCCTGAGCCACGCGCTGTTCGTCCTGTTCACCAGGGCGTACATGGGTTCCGAGTTCGGCGGCGTCCGCCATGCCAATGACTGGTAG